The nucleotide window TGGATTTTGAGCATCTTTGGTCGAAACCAAATTCGTATTTCTTGCCTCTAATGAAAATGTTAAGGGGGCACATGAGTAATTTCACGAAAACAATACTGCTTCGCTCCATTTGCATCTTTGCGATTGGATTAGGTCTTACCCCGGCCAACGCGCAAAATGGGACTCCCGTTCCTCCAAGAGAGAGCGAGCAAATTCTACCTGAACCAGTCGTCCAACCGGCAGATCCCTTTTCTGAGGTAGAAATTCTCAAGGACCAGTCTCGGGGCGAAGCTCTGGCCAGTGCCAAAATTCTTCACAAACTCGGAGACCATGCCCGAGCATCCGCAATCCTAAGAGGACTCCTCAAGCAAAGCACCTCCGGCGACCTCAGCATCCATCAGCTGCTTCGTAGAGTTCTGATCGACGCTCAACAACCCGGACACTTAGCGGGCGCCCTGGTAGGCCTCGTGCGGTCGTATCAAGCTCACGGCAACAACGCTCAAGCTCTCGCAACATTGAATGAGTTAAAAGTCATCTCTCCGAACCACTCGGATATTCCAGCACTAAACCAGGAAATCGCACCTCTGAAAAAGGAGGCGCAGGTAGACGATGGCTATGGACGATACCGTAGCTTTTTAGGAATTCTCGTATTCTTAGGGATCGCCTATTTACTCTCGTCCAATAGAAAAGCCATCCGCTACCGCATCGTATTTTGGGGAATTGGACTTCAGTTTTTATTCGCTTTCATTATTCTGTGGAGTCCTCCAGGAAGACTTGCATTTGATGCCGCCCGAACGGGGATTGAGAAAATTCTCTCGTTCACCGATGCCGGCTCGAGTTTTCTCTTTGGTAATCTCTACAATGGTATTGCTGCATCAGGGGGAGCCGGTCCCGTTCAATATGTTGATGGTTCCACCGGAGACCTCCAAAGCTTTGGTGTCATCTTCGCATTTCATATTCTCCCCACGGTGATTTTTTTCGGAACACTCATGGCGGTGCTCTACCACCTCGGGCTCATTCAAAAGATTGTCCAATCCATCGCTTGGTTGATGAGTAAAACCATGGGAACAAGTGGATCAGAAAGCTTATCGGCTGCAGGGAATATCTTTGTAGGACAAACCGAAGCCCCGCTCCTTATCAAACCTTACGTTGGTGGCATGACGGTCAGTGAGCTGATGGCAGTCATGGTTGGAGGCTTTGCTACGGTGGCAGGAGGCGTGTTGGCCGCCTATGCTCGCTTTGGAATTGACCCAGGACACCTATTGGCCGCAAGTGTGATGAGTGCCCCTGCAGCGCTCGTCGTTGCAAAAATTCTCTATCCTGAAACTGAACTCTCAAAAACGCAGGCAGGTAACCTCGAAACGCCCCAAGCTGAAACGAAAAATATTCTGGATGCCGCGACTACCGGTGCTTCTGACGGTCTTAAACTGGCTCTCAACGTCGGTGCTATGCTCCTCGCCTTTATCTCTCTGGTCGCCATGCTTGATTGGATGCTCGGAGGAGTAGGAAGCTTACTGGGATTCGAAGCATTATCTTTAAGCTACGTCTTTGGATTGCTCTTTTATCCCTTGTCGTGGTGCATGGGCGTAGACATCCCTGACTTAATGACTTTTGGACAACTTTTAGGAACTAAAATCGCAATCAATGAATTCGTAGCTTTTGTAGATTTGGGAGCCG belongs to Deltaproteobacteria bacterium and includes:
- a CDS encoding NupC/NupG family nucleoside CNT transporter, giving the protein MSNFTKTILLRSICIFAIGLGLTPANAQNGTPVPPRESEQILPEPVVQPADPFSEVEILKDQSRGEALASAKILHKLGDHARASAILRGLLKQSTSGDLSIHQLLRRVLIDAQQPGHLAGALVGLVRSYQAHGNNAQALATLNELKVISPNHSDIPALNQEIAPLKKEAQVDDGYGRYRSFLGILVFLGIAYLLSSNRKAIRYRIVFWGIGLQFLFAFIILWSPPGRLAFDAARTGIEKILSFTDAGSSFLFGNLYNGIAASGGAGPVQYVDGSTGDLQSFGVIFAFHILPTVIFFGTLMAVLYHLGLIQKIVQSIAWLMSKTMGTSGSESLSAAGNIFVGQTEAPLLIKPYVGGMTVSELMAVMVGGFATVAGGVLAAYARFGIDPGHLLAASVMSAPAALVVAKILYPETELSKTQAGNLETPQAETKNILDAATTGASDGLKLALNVGAMLLAFISLVAMLDWMLGGVGSLLGFEALSLSYVFGLLFYPLSWCMGVDIPDLMTFGQLLGTKIAINEFVAFVDLGAASATMSPRSTTIATYALCGFANFSSIGIQIGGISSIAPERRSELAMIGLKAMAGGAMASWLTACVAGLLL